One Papaver somniferum cultivar HN1 chromosome 10, ASM357369v1, whole genome shotgun sequence genomic window carries:
- the LOC113315602 gene encoding uncharacterized protein LOC113315602 yields MTKEERRMSEMVTKQRKSSGIYPTFSGFNEFVGYSDELLCRIFPVTLKGKALTWFSHLEPNSIKNFGMLSDAFFEQHKINLGSKKGSGYLFLLHREPVESLSDFNRRFRQEVNEVGKVNESFVIEAYKNALDYDEFGIYNSLAVQPVGILRELYDRADRYAKAEKEKKEKLSRTEKRPAAEAHVKPRQQFDGNTKGKNHEDQSKKARNEQESHKPKEKFNTKLPDLIIGLGEMHKKIRDSLTNPKPLSAETRDKRDKSKCCAYHQDHGHDTETCRTLATEVQKMIKDGKLQQYVKKNPSYVNSMINTLDLREIRVRRVLVDTGSSISVIFSGAHSSISLSESQVEADDNPIIGFSGETMTPTGRINLPTMVGGRTIMQYFSLLDCRAPCNAILGRDWIHAMEVVTSTVHQCLKFVTPAGVMKARSDQVASHKCHESAMEEYRKSELKGSEILQAEKKL; encoded by the exons ATGACGAAAGAAGAGAGGAGAATGTCAGAGATGGTTACCAAG CAACGGAAATCCAGTGGAATATATCCAACGTTTTCAGGCTTCAATGAGTTTGTGGGGTATAGCGACGAGTTACTTTGTAGAATATTTCCAGTAACTTTGAAGGGTAAGGCTCTAACCTGGTTCTCTCATTTAGAGCCTAATTCGATCAAGAATTTTGGAATGTTATCGGATGCATTTTTTGAACAACACAAAATTAACCTTGGAAGCAAGAAAGGAAGCGGTTATTTATTTCTCCTACATCGGGAACCTGTGGAGAGTCTTTCAGATTTTAATAGGAGATTCCGTCAAGAAGTCAACGAAGTTGGAAAAGTCAACGAAAGTTTTGTGATAGAAGCATACAAAAATGCTTTGGATTATGATGAGTTTGGAATCTACAACTCATTAGCGGTTCAACCAGTCGGGATCCTCAGAGAACTCTATGACAGGGCTGATAGGTATGCGAAagccgaaaaggaaaagaaggaaaagTTGTCTCGGACAGAGAAAAGGCCTGCAGCTGAGGCACATGTAAAGCCAAGACAACAGTTTGATGGTAACACCAAAGGCAAGAACCATGAAGACCAGTCAAAGAAAGCAAGGAATGAACAAGAGTCTCATAAGCCTAAAGAAAAGTTTAACACGAAGCTTCCTGACCTCATTATTGGACTTGGGGAGATGCATAAGAAGATAAGGGATTCACTTACCAATCCAAAGCCCTTGTCAGCAGAAACAAGGGATAAAAGGGACAAGAGCAAATGTTGTGCTTACCACCAAGATCATGGGCACGATACAGAGACTTGTCGTACGCTGGCAACGGAAGTCCAGAAAATGATTAAAGATGGGAAGTTGCAGCAATATGTCAAGAAGAATCCATCATATGTTAACTCAATGATCAACACACTTGATTTGCGAGAAATCAGA GTACGCCGAGTATTAGTTGATACTGGAAGTTCAATTAGTGTCATATTTTCGGGTGCACACTCGTCAATCAGTCTGAGTGAGAGCCAAGTTGAAGCAGATGATAATCCTATCATCGGGTTTAGTGGAGAAACAATGACACCAACGGGAAGAATTAACCTACCTACAATGGTGGGTGGAAGGACAATTATGCAATACTTCTCATTACTAGATTGCCGTGCACCCTGCAATGCTATCCTAGGACGTGACTGGATTCATGCTATGGAAGTAGTGACATCCACTGTTCACCAGTGTTTGAAGTTTGTTACTCCAGCAGGGGTGATGAAAGCTAGAAGCGATCAGGTGGCATCTCATAAGTGCCATGAGAGTGCAATGGAAGAATATCGGAAGTCCGAACTAAAGGGCTCGGAAATTCTCCAGGCGGAGAAGAAATTATAG